The region CCGACCGCGTACCGGTGTTCTCCGAACCCGATCGAGACGGGACGCCGTTCTCCGCCTCTCTATCCGGCCCCTTTCCTGTATTATCGCATACCGACAAGTGACCGATAGTATCTATATTACGACCATTATTGGTCCGAAGAGACTGAAACCGGTTCTAATCGGCGTTGGGCTCCATTCCCGCGTCTACAGCCGAATAATGCGACTCACTCGGACCGTCTTTCGGACCCGAGGTCGTCGGTTCGATATCGTCCGGAATTCAAATATCGCGCTCGTCACCCTATATTCGAAGGTATCACCAGCGAGTTTGGCTTCCGCCCGCCCCGTATTATAGCATCCACACCTATCTAATTTACATAATACTACCGTAGCAGAGGATTCAGCGCTAACTGTCGCGACCAGGCATCGACTGCAGTCGACTGGGGTACGTACCGCTTCACGATACCGGCCGTCGGTGTTCGTCCCGCCTCACATCGGAAGCGACAGTCACCGACGCCGACGCGTTGCATTTGCAGTTGAAAGCTACAATATCGCCGCCGTGATGGGTGGCGTGTGACCCGTTTATCGAGATCACCGCCGCGATCGATCGAGACGTGGGCGCCACGAATCGGTGCGACGACGGCAGTCCGGACCGGCACGGTACAGCTGCGCGAATCGTTCGTTCCACTCGGATCCCCATGAGCGACAACGTGTCGAATACGGCGATGGACGAATCGCGGGGCGGACGGCCCGATTCCGAGCGGTCGCGACCGCTCGGCCGCGGGGAACGCCTGGCCAGCGCGAGCGTCGGCGGCATGCTGCTGGTCGCCGGAATCAAGCGGCGATCGCTCGGCGGCGTGGCGATGGCGCTGGGCGGCGGCTGGCTGGTCGCGCGCGGCATCAGCGGGAGCGGCCGGTCCCTCCGGGCGTTCGGATCGGGTGGCGAGACGGATCATGGCGCCGGTGAGGATGGTGCCGGCGGCGACCTGACGGTCGAACGCTCGATTACGGTCGGCGCGCCGGCGGACGACCTCGCGCAGTACTGGCGTGATCCCGAGCGGTTGACGCGGATCATGGGCTCGTTCGCCGTGATCACCGGCGCTGGTGAGGATCGCCACCACTGGGAAGTAGAGACGCCCCGCGGGCCGAACCTCTCCTGGGAGACGGAAATCGTCGACGACGAACCCGGCGAGGTCCTGCGCTGGGAGTCGGTCGACGGAGCGACGATCGCCAACGAGGGGACGGTTCGCTTCCGACCGGCCCCGGGCGATCGGGGGACGGAAGTGACGCTCCGGTTGCGGTTCGAGCCGCCAGGCGGCGCCGTCGGGACCGCGGTGGCACAGCGGCTGGGGATCGTCCCGAAGACGCTGGCGGGGAACGCGCTCCGGCGGTTCAAGAGCCTCGTCGAGACGGGCGAGATTCCGACGCTCGAGCGCAACCCGTCCGGCCGGGGAAGCGGTGATCTGGTGTGAGCATGCGAGCGCTCTGCTGGCACGACGTCAACGACTTACGCGTTCAGTCCGTCCCGGAGCCCGAGCTCGTCAATCCGCGCGACGTAATCCTCCGGGTGACGATGACCGTGCCCTGCGGCTCGGATCTGCACTTCATCGACGGCTACCTTCCGACGATGCGCGAGGGGGACGTCATCGGTCACGAGTTCATGGGCGAGGTCGTCGAAACCGGCCGCAAGGTCGAGTCGGTGGCCGAGGGCGACCGCGTGGTCGTTCCCTCGTTCATCGGCTGCGGGCGGTGTGGCTACTGTCAGGACGATCTCTGGTCGCTCTGTGACAACACGAACCCGAACGCGGCGCTCCAGGAGCCGATCCTCGGCGATACGACCGCCGGCATCTACGGCTACACGCACGCGTTCGGCGGCTACGCGGGCTCCCACGCCGAGTACGTCCGCGTGCCCCACGCCGACGAGAACTGCTTTGCCGTGCCCGACGAACTCGACGACGAGCAGGCGCTGTTCGCCTCCGACGCCTGGCCAACCGGCTACATGGGCGCCGACTTCTGCGACATCGAGGACGGCGACACCGTCGCGGTCTGGGGCTGCGGCGCCGTCGGGCTGATGGCCCAGCACAGCGCCGCGCTCATGGGCGCCGAGCGCGTGATCGGCATCGACCGCTTCCCGGAGCGCCTGCGGATCGCCGAGTCGGAGGCGGGCTCCGAGACCATCGACTACACCGCGGTCGACAGCGTCGTCGACACGGTGCACGAACTGACGGGCGGCCGCGGCCCGGACGCCTGCATCGACGCCGTCGGGATGGAGGCCCACGGCATCGGACTGGAGTACACCTACGACCGCACGAAGCAATCGCTGGGGCTGCACACCGACCGCGGGACCGCGCTTCGCCAGGCGATCCGCGCCTGTCGCAAGGGCGGGACCCTCTCGGTGCTGGGCGTCTACGGCCTGCTGGACAAGTTCCCGATGGGCGTCGTCATGAACAAGGGCCTCACCGTGCGGACGGCCCAGCAACACGGCCAGCGCTACGTGCCGGACTTACTCGAGTACGCCGCGGAGGGGGAACTCGATCCGTCGTACCTGGCGACCCACGAGCGCTCGCTGGAGGACGGGCCGGAGGCCTACGAGATGTTCAAGCACAAGGAAGACGGCTGCATCCGGCCGGTGCTCACGCCCTGAGATCGGTTCCGAGACGCTTTCGATCGCGGGACGAGCGGCCGACGGCAAACGGCGATCAGTCGCTGGGTGAAGACTCCGGGCGGTAACCCCGACTGATGGCCTTCCAGTGGCCGGCGGCGAACCGGTAGTACGTCACGACCGCCGGCACCAGCGTCTCCAGGATCAGCGCCGCGTACAGCGCCTCGATTCCCAGCGGCGTGACGGCGTCGACGGGGCCCACTGGGATCGAGACGGCGCCGACGACGGCGACCGGGAGCGCGAAGACGTACAGACCGAGCGCCTGGCCGTAGAACGGCCAGCGGGTGTCGCCGCTCGCGCGCAGCGGGCCGGTCGCGCCGCCGCTGACCCCGCGGAAGACGACGCTCACGCAGGCGACGACGATGAAGGTCGTCACGAGCGGCAGGATCGACGGATCGTCGACGAAGATGCGGCCGACCTGCTCGGAGAAGACGAAGACGAGGGCCGCGCTGACGAGGTAGACCGCGGTGCCGAACCAGAGCACCTCGTAGCCGTACCTGTCGGCGTCGCGTTCGTCGCCGGTGCCCAGTTCCTGGCCGACCAGGCTGCTCGAGGCGAGCGAGAAGCCCCAGCCCGGCGTGTCCATCAGGTCCCGGACGCGGCGTGCGACGACGTAGGCGGCCACGACGTTCGGGCCGAACAGGGCGACGATCGCGAGCATCGGGAACTGCGCGGCCCGACGGGCGGCGTTCGTGAACACTAGCGGCGTGCCGATGGAGACGACGTCCCGGATGTCTTCGACCGTCGTGTAGGGCCGCCCGAGGTCGATCGTCACGGGGAACTCGCCGATCACCGGGAGCCGGCCGACGGTGAACCCGGTGACGAAGGCCGCTAACACGAGGACGTTCGCCAGCACCGTCCCGATGGCCGCACCGACGACGCCCAGTTCGATGACGAACAGCAGGACGGCGTTGACCGCGACGTTGACGACCGCGCCGCCCGCCCGGAGTACCATCGGCGTCCAGGCGTCGTCTGCGCCGACGAGCGTCCGGCTGCCGATCAGGTTCAGGGCGGCGAACGGAACCCCGAGCGCGACGACCCGGAGGTAGTCCGCGCCGTAGGCGAGCGACGCGGCGTCGTCCCCGACGAGGTCGATCAGGCGCTCCGGGGCCGTCCAGTACAGCGCCGCGAGCGGGACGGTCAGCGCGACGACGACGACCGCGCTCGTCGTCACCGCCAGCGACAGCTCCTCGGTCGCCCGGGCGCTGTAGCGCTGGGAGACCAGGCTGATCGTCGCGCCGGCGACGCCGCCGCCGAAGGCGAACGCGATCGCCCAGAAGGGGGTCGCGAATCCGACGCCGGCGATGGCCGCCGGGCCAAGCGCGATGCCGACCATCGCCACGTCGGCCGCGGACTTCGACATCCGGGCGATGCCGGTCACGATGCGCGGCCAGGCGAGATCGGTCGTTCGCTCGACGCGGCGCTGATCGACGATCCCGGCGCGAACGAGCAGGGACCCGATCGACAGCAGGAGCCAACGGAACGGATTCGGCACTCGAGAAGCCACGAATAACCGTTCGTGTCTCAGCGCTAAAACTCTTCATACCTCAGCGATACGTCATGGTTGATCACGCGCTATCGACGACGTTATCGGTCGTGTGTGAACGAATGGGACACATACTACTAGATTACAATAGTATCTCGAGTGCGACGATCGCGCCGGCCGACATCCGCGTTCGGGCCGGGGTCGCGTTCCGTCGGTGCTCAACAATCAGTTCGTAATCGATCCCCGCGGATGCAGGCAGTACAGGCTTCCCGCGGACCGGCCCAGCCTCGGATATGTGCGCACGGTTCTCGGAGGACGACGTCGAGAAACGAGTCGAAAACGCGAACGGCGAGGTGATCGGCGCGATCACGGCCGTCGAGGGCGACACCGCCCACGTCGAACCGAAACAGGGGGTGATGGACTCGATCAGGGCGGCCCTGGGCTGGAATCGAACGCACGAGGACACCGTGTTGATCCACGAGGACGCGATCGCCGGGGTGTCGGCGGACGTGATTCGACTCGAGGAGACCGACGCACAGGCCGACGACGACACCGAGGCCGAAAGCCAGGCTGCAACCGGCCCGCCCGACCGGGCGGACGCCGAGACCGATCGATCGGACCCCGATATCGACGAGGACGCCCGCACCGAGCCGGCCGCAGCGAGCGAGCCGACGCGCGAAGCCGACCCCGAACCGTCTGACGGCCCGGAGTTCGAACCGGAGGACGCCGCAGAAGAACCCGGCAACGCCGCGGAGCGAGAGCCGGATCGCGATCGCGGTCCGGAGCCGGACCCGACCGCCCCTCGCAACGCGGCCGAACGGCCGAGCGGCGACGGCGGCCGGGGGACGACCGCCGACCCGGACGCACCGGAACCGACTCCCGAACCGGATCGGGCCGAGTCCGAAGCCGAGGGACCAGGCGACGTCGAGGAGCCGACCGAGGCCGGTGCTACCGAACCGAGTGCGACCGACGAGGTGGAACCGGTCGGGAGCCCCGACGAGCCGTCTCCGACCGAAGAAACGGCGACCGAACCGGCCGAGTCGCCGGCGATGGCCGAAGACGCCGCGACCGACGACCGGCCGTCGACGGCGGAGATGGACCTCGCCGACGAGCTAGATCGGGGCGTCGACATCGAGTCGGCCGCCGGCGAGCACGACGGCCTAGACGACGAGCCGAGTCCAACTGCGGACGACGACCTGACCGACGAAGTGAACACGGGCGTCGATATCGCGGCGGCCGCGGACGCCGTCGAAGCCGAGGGAGCGGCTGACGCCGACGTCGCGGGATCGTCGAGCGAGGAACGCGACCTGGCCGACGAGCTGAATCGGGGCGTCGACATCGAGTCGGCCGCCGGCGAGCACGACGGCCTGGACGACGAGCCGAGTCCGACTGCGGACGACGACCTGACCGACGAAGTGAACACGGGCGTCGATATCGCGGCGACCGCGGACGCCGTCGAAACCGAGGAAGCGGCCGACGCCGACGTCGCGGGATCGTCGAGCGAGGAACGCGACCTGGCCGACGAGCTGAATCGGGGTCCCGACATCGAATCGCTCGCGGCCGAAGCCCGCGAGCCGGACGCCGACATCGATCCGGAGAGTATCGCGGGGCAGGAAGTACCCGCCGAAGGCGGGAGTGAGGGGGCCGATCGGCGGACCATCGCCGAAAGCGAGTCCGACCTCCATTCCGCGATCGACCGTCGGCCGGCCGAGACGGCCGACGAGACCGAACGAACGCCGCTCGAGGGGTTCGATCCCGGCTCGTCGGCGGCGACCAGTGACCGACACCAGGCGACTACGCCACTGTCGGCGATGATCGCCGTCCAGCAGGCGGCGCTGGAATCGAGCCAGCGGGCGATTCAGCAGGGTCTCGCGCTCCAGGAGACGATGGCTCGACGCGCACTCACCGGGCAGACGACGCTGCACCGCCAGCAGCTACGACTCGCCCGGACGGCCGCCACGGCGCCCCTGGAGATCGCCGCCGCGATGACGGGGACGGAGACGGGAGACCGGCCGCCTCGCAACGACGAGCAGGGTAGCGCCGACACGGCGGGCAAGCGACTCGAACTCGTCGACGGGCTCGATGCGATGTACCGCAGGCGGCTCGTGGACGCGGGGATCGCCTCACTCGACGACCTCGCGCGGGCCGACCGCGAGACCGTCGCCGACGCCGCCGGCGTGACCGAGGCGCGTGCAGCCGGCTGGATCGAGCAGGTTGACGTCTGAGACGCCAACCGCGCCATCGGTGGCGGGTTCGGTCGACGCCGCTCTCGATCCGGGTAGCCGACGGCGGTCGACCGACCACGATCCGCGATGAGAAGGGGCTTTACGGTGTCGTCCCTGGGTCGAAGTAATGAGGCGACGTCGGCTGTTGCTCACCGGAGGTGCGGTCGCGGTAACCGGACTCGCGAGCGCCGCGGGTCGGCCGTCCGGCGACGACGCGTTGCTGGCGGCGGCGCGTCGATCCGACGGTACGGGCGAGACCGAGGCGTCGACGGAGACGATCCTCGCTGACACCGTCTACGAGACCACGCTGTTCGTCCGCGACGCGGGGCGCGACGGCCCCACGGCGATGGTCTTCGGCGGCGTCCACGGCGACGAACGAAACGGCATCGAGGTCGCGCGCGAAGTCGCCGACTGGCATCCCGATGCGGGACGGCTCGTCGTCGTCCCCGAGACCAACCGCGCGGCCGTCGACGACGATTCGCGGGAGGGTCCCGACGGAGACCTGAATCGCCACTTCCCGGCCGGTGAGGAGCCGGCGAGCGAACTCGCGCGCGGAATCTGGGACGCCGTCGCACGCCACGAGCCCGACGTCGTCCTCGACCTCCACCGATCGCTCGGCCTGGCCGCCGTTCATCCGCAGTACGTCGGCCAGGCGGTCTTCCACTCAGCGGACGCGCGCGGCGACGACCTCGCGGCGTACCTCAACGAGGTCGCCGTCCCGTGGGCCATGCCGTTCCACCGGGTTCGAGCGCGAGAGACGAACGCGTCGGGGCCGTTGCTCTTCCAGAAGGCGATCCGGGAGTTCGAGGCGACCGGCTACCTCTTCGAGACGACCGAGTTCCTGCTCGATCGGGCGGCGCGAAACGAGGTAACGCGGCTCGCGGCGGCGAAGGTGCTGGCGTTCCACGGGCTGCTCACGGAGGGGGGCCGATGACGACCGCCGACATTCGGCGCGCCCTTACGAGTCCCGCGACGCTCGTCACCTACGCCGTGCTGGTCGTCCCGTTCGCGATCGGCTGGCTCAAGACGGCGCTCATGACCCCGCTCGCCCTGCCTGGCTACCTGCTCTTCGTGCTCGGGACGGCCGTCGGCAAGGCGATCGCGCCCGGCATCGAGTTCTGGGTCTACTGGGTGCCGTTCCTCGGCGGGTGCTACGGACTCGCGGCCGCGGTCGGCTACGGCTACGAGCGGTGGCGCGACGGGGCAAGCGCGCTCGACTAACGGGAGCGATGCGCCGTCGCAACCGCGGCCGTGGCCGTGACGGGCCGCGATTTATTGCGTTCCGGACCATCGGTCGGACCACAGCGGATCCTGAGCGATGACCCGAGACGATCACTACAAACTGTTCGGCGTCTACCTCTCGGCGCCAGCCTTCGACGCGCTCGCCACGCGCCTGTACGAGGACGCCGGCGTCGTCGATTACGAGAACTACTTCGACCCGTCCGCGTCGACGGTCCCCGTCGGCGACCCCGGTGCCGACGCGACCGACGACCTCGTCTCGGACCTGGTCGCAGACTTCGCCGACCTTTACGACGCGGCGGATTTCGAGGCCGCCAGGCGGGTCGACCCCGATTCGTTCACCCTTGCGCATCTCGCGGCGGATCCCCAGACGGTGACGAACGCCCGCGAGCGGTTTCAGGCGGCCGCCACGATTCAGGACACGGACCTGCGGACGGTCCACACCGCGATTCTATCGGCGTTCCTCGACGCGGAGGCGGACCTCGACGACCGATAGCGTCTGCGGAGTAGCGGCGGACAGCACGCCTGTTGTGGCGGCTCAGCGGATCGGGATGGATATCCGGTCGCTTCTCGGCTCGAAAAACGACGGCCGTTCAGGCCGCTTGACGCTCGACGATGCTTACCCAGTGATCGACGTACTCGGCCTCGTGGTCGCTGGCGTACCGGTTCGCCTCGGCCCAGTCCGAGCACTCCCGATCGAGGTCACAGCTGTCACACTGTAGTACGTATGCCATGTTGTATCATACAACGCGAGTTCGCTTAAACGTTCGTCGGGAGTGTCACCGCCGGCAACCGTCGCTCGTTCGGACGACGCGATCGGATGGGCGGCTCCGTCGACTACGGTTCCGCTCCGTCGTTCCTATGTCAATCGGGATCGAACGCCAGACTGGCTGGCGATCGAGACGATTCGTATGCGGGCCAGGCGTCTGCCGAAGACACGAAGATTCATTTTGGCTGGATTTGATTTGAGATTGATGTATCGATATACGCCGGACGACATCGATCACGAACGCGCTGACCACCAGGCGGTCATTCAGGGCGCCGACGATCGCGATGCGAAGCGGATCGGCAATCTCGGGGAACTCGCGTTCGAACAGTTCTGTCGCGAGTACCTGCCCGTCGAGATGTGGGAGTGGAAAAACGAGGACGCGATCAGGCGGTGTAACCCGGAGAGTTTCTCCGGCCACGACTTTGAGGTCTTCGGCTACGAGGTGGACGTGAAGTCGTCGCGGGACGTCTCAGCGTTCTTACCCGAGTCGCTCGTCGAGCGCGATCCCGACGACGATATTGTGGTGATGGTCTGGCATCGTGACGACGAAGATAGTCTGATGTTGCTCGGCTGGGAGCGCCTCGCGACGCTCAAATCGAAGGCCGAGTACTCCGGCGAATCACCGGCGAAACTCGACCACCTCGCGGCCCGACCGATGAACGAACTGCTCGACCTCGGACCGAACACTGCCCACATGAACCAGAAGCCTGAGAATCCGTTCCAGCCAGGCGATCGCGTTGTGAAGGCCGAGGACGAGGATCCGTCCATCGGCGTCGTGGTCGAGGTGCTGCCGCCGGAGAAGAATACTGGCGCGTTCGGGCAGGAGATCGACGGGGAGGTAGTCAGCGTTGCGTTCCCGAGTTCACTCGACAAGGGGCCGGCCGATTGGCGTGAGTACCACCCGGCGATTCTCGCGTCGTACTGTGTCGATACGGATATCAAGCTCTGGAAGTACAAACACGAAAATCTCGAGTTCGCGGCGAACCCATACGTGCCAGGCGACCGCGTGATCAAAACCAGTCACGACGATCCGGATACGGCTGTTGTGGTCGAGACTCCGAACGGGCCTACCGGTGACGACGTTACCGTTGCGTACCTGAACGCTTTCGATGACGAGGGCGTTTGGCCCGGGAAGTTAGCGGAGCACTGTGAAGAGAACGGGATCAAATGCTACACGTACGAGCACTCGCAACTCGAGTTTCTACAGCGGGTTGAATAAAGCCACTATCACGCCTACGCTATCTATGGGTTCTCGCGAACGAAGTGTGCGAGTAGGTGGGGCAGATTTGAACTACGCCGAGACGTGCTCGCTCCGCTCGCACCACAAGGGTGAAGGCAATATCACTTCCCTGTAGATCCTGTCTGCCCGCACTACGGCGTTCCCGTCAGACAACCATGATGGAACGTCGATCCCAAATGAAACCCGAACGCTTCTACTAGATTCTTCGGAATCTTCCACTATCGCATTACTTATGGTGTCTCTCCAGATGGCGTTAAATTCATATTCCTTGAACATACAGTTTGACAGATATGGCAACACTAACGTGTCTTGGGGATTGTGCTATCGGCCTATGAGTCCCAGTATCCGTCTGCGAACGTCCTCGGCTGAGTCATATGTTTGGTCATCAGTTGAAGAGAGTACCTCCTCCAGGGGTTTCTTGCCGCCCTGAATTTCAAGTTCATAATCGCCATAGGCCTCAACCAACTCAGTTGTCGTGGTTGGATAGTCGTGCGATTTGAGCGCTTCATCAAGATCACCAAGCCGCACGCTTTCGTCATCAAACAGCGGTTCCTTTTCATCGCCGCGGGCTTTAGCCTCCTCTAATT is a window of Natrinema salifodinae DNA encoding:
- a CDS encoding SRPBCC family protein; translated protein: MSDNVSNTAMDESRGGRPDSERSRPLGRGERLASASVGGMLLVAGIKRRSLGGVAMALGGGWLVARGISGSGRSLRAFGSGGETDHGAGEDGAGGDLTVERSITVGAPADDLAQYWRDPERLTRIMGSFAVITGAGEDRHHWEVETPRGPNLSWETEIVDDEPGEVLRWESVDGATIANEGTVRFRPAPGDRGTEVTLRLRFEPPGGAVGTAVAQRLGIVPKTLAGNALRRFKSLVETGEIPTLERNPSGRGSGDLV
- a CDS encoding zinc-dependent alcohol dehydrogenase encodes the protein MRALCWHDVNDLRVQSVPEPELVNPRDVILRVTMTVPCGSDLHFIDGYLPTMREGDVIGHEFMGEVVETGRKVESVAEGDRVVVPSFIGCGRCGYCQDDLWSLCDNTNPNAALQEPILGDTTAGIYGYTHAFGGYAGSHAEYVRVPHADENCFAVPDELDDEQALFASDAWPTGYMGADFCDIEDGDTVAVWGCGAVGLMAQHSAALMGAERVIGIDRFPERLRIAESEAGSETIDYTAVDSVVDTVHELTGGRGPDACIDAVGMEAHGIGLEYTYDRTKQSLGLHTDRGTALRQAIRACRKGGTLSVLGVYGLLDKFPMGVVMNKGLTVRTAQQHGQRYVPDLLEYAAEGELDPSYLATHERSLEDGPEAYEMFKHKEDGCIRPVLTP
- a CDS encoding MATE family efflux transporter, with the protein product MPNPFRWLLLSIGSLLVRAGIVDQRRVERTTDLAWPRIVTGIARMSKSAADVAMVGIALGPAAIAGVGFATPFWAIAFAFGGGVAGATISLVSQRYSARATEELSLAVTTSAVVVVALTVPLAALYWTAPERLIDLVGDDAASLAYGADYLRVVALGVPFAALNLIGSRTLVGADDAWTPMVLRAGGAVVNVAVNAVLLFVIELGVVGAAIGTVLANVLVLAAFVTGFTVGRLPVIGEFPVTIDLGRPYTTVEDIRDVVSIGTPLVFTNAARRAAQFPMLAIVALFGPNVVAAYVVARRVRDLMDTPGWGFSLASSSLVGQELGTGDERDADRYGYEVLWFGTAVYLVSAALVFVFSEQVGRIFVDDPSILPLVTTFIVVACVSVVFRGVSGGATGPLRASGDTRWPFYGQALGLYVFALPVAVVGAVSIPVGPVDAVTPLGIEALYAALILETLVPAVVTYYRFAAGHWKAISRGYRPESSPSD
- a CDS encoding helix-hairpin-helix domain-containing protein, producing the protein MCARFSEDDVEKRVENANGEVIGAITAVEGDTAHVEPKQGVMDSIRAALGWNRTHEDTVLIHEDAIAGVSADVIRLEETDAQADDDTEAESQAATGPPDRADAETDRSDPDIDEDARTEPAAASEPTREADPEPSDGPEFEPEDAAEEPGNAAEREPDRDRGPEPDPTAPRNAAERPSGDGGRGTTADPDAPEPTPEPDRAESEAEGPGDVEEPTEAGATEPSATDEVEPVGSPDEPSPTEETATEPAESPAMAEDAATDDRPSTAEMDLADELDRGVDIESAAGEHDGLDDEPSPTADDDLTDEVNTGVDIAAAADAVEAEGAADADVAGSSSEERDLADELNRGVDIESAAGEHDGLDDEPSPTADDDLTDEVNTGVDIAATADAVETEEAADADVAGSSSEERDLADELNRGPDIESLAAEAREPDADIDPESIAGQEVPAEGGSEGADRRTIAESESDLHSAIDRRPAETADETERTPLEGFDPGSSAATSDRHQATTPLSAMIAVQQAALESSQRAIQQGLALQETMARRALTGQTTLHRQQLRLARTAATAPLEIAAAMTGTETGDRPPRNDEQGSADTAGKRLELVDGLDAMYRRRLVDAGIASLDDLARADRETVADAAGVTEARAAGWIEQVDV
- a CDS encoding succinylglutamate desuccinylase/aspartoacylase family protein; its protein translation is MRRRRLLLTGGAVAVTGLASAAGRPSGDDALLAAARRSDGTGETEASTETILADTVYETTLFVRDAGRDGPTAMVFGGVHGDERNGIEVAREVADWHPDAGRLVVVPETNRAAVDDDSREGPDGDLNRHFPAGEEPASELARGIWDAVARHEPDVVLDLHRSLGLAAVHPQYVGQAVFHSADARGDDLAAYLNEVAVPWAMPFHRVRARETNASGPLLFQKAIREFEATGYLFETTEFLLDRAARNEVTRLAAAKVLAFHGLLTEGGR
- a CDS encoding DUF5789 family protein, coding for MADDKQGRDEQADREENRQRERELEEAKARGDEKEPLFDDESVRLGDLDEALKSHDYPTTTTELVEAYGDYELEIQGGKKPLEEVLSSTDDQTYDSAEDVRRRILGLIGR